TGTGGCCTCCTAAAGTTGGCATTAACTTTTACTTAAATATCTtaactaggctttgttcattttaaacacCTCATGTTATGCTCcactgtgtcattttgacacttttttacTTATTAATTATCACAACGATCCCCACATTAAaaggtaaaaaattattatatttttttatccaaaaaatttattttaaatttaacaaTATATGAGTCTTTTtacgaaaaattacctaaatacacaatttttatgtgatttatCAGGATGTACGTGATTTATCGAGATATTGAATGAAGTATCCGGAACTGAGACGCGATGTATCGGGTCGTTTTTGGGATCTATCCGGATTCCACCAAATATAAGAGATTTTTGTAATGtgaaaaagaatagaaataaaatgtaattaactcttaataCTATGAGATTTATGTAATATCTCTTTCTATATATTAGTGGGCGTTCCAATTTTTTTTGGGCCCAAACTATTATTTGCCTTATAGTCGAGCCTGCAACGTTCTTATTCCCAAGGAAGGGAAGGATTTGCTTACATGCATTGTTCTCCCAAATCTTATTTGTAGAATTAAAGTGAATATCTTGTAAATTCTTTCTATTGTTATATGTCAACCTACTTTAATTTATACTGAATCAAACATTGGGAAAAAACTTGGAGATAATATATATGGGAACCCATCCTTTTAATAGCAAACACACCCATTAGAAGAAAAAATTTATAAAGCTGTACTCTTAATTACGTGGAGAAATATAAGTCATCTTCAATTTTCTAGTAGAGTCCACAACGGTCTGCTGCTTCTAGAAACGGAGCGCAAAATGAGAACCTTTTATGAAATTTATTCAACAACATTTAGTCAAACTGATTAATGTGTGGGTCCAACATCCGattaaaaaaatgtttatttCAAGTAAATGTGCACTAAATTTAATATGCAAAATGAGAATATCACAATGAACATTTATCCTTCACCCGCGTGATTGAAGTTAAATATCCAGATGAGGCTGGCCGCATACCAGGTTCGAAATAATGTCTTAAATGAGTGGCCTCTCATTATTAAATtagaggaaaaaaaagttattcaTACAGAATGATTTAAATTCAATTAAGATAGCTAGATTACACATGTATAAATAGGTGACCAATTTTATACAATAAACATAGCCAATTTCAGCtaagatatttttaatacacaATAGAAATGGAGCTAGCTATTCTTCTTTGTGCTCTATTTCTTGTTTTGCCCTTACTTGTCACTAAATGGTACAAAGAGGGTAATAGTAAGAGAAAATTACCTCCAGGCCCTTGGAAACTCCCATTCATTGGAAACTTACATCATCTTGTTGATTGGCAATCATCTGAGTTACTACCCCATCGTACTCTTGCTAAATTAGCCTCAAAACATGGACCCTTAATGCACATGAAACTCGGTGAACGTTCAGCCATTGTTGTGTCCTCTCCTGAAATGGTTCGTGAAGTGATGAGGAAACATGATCTCAACTTCTCTAACCGACCAGTGCTTTTGGTTGGAAAGGAAATGTTCTATGACCATGCTGACATGGGATTTTGTAACTACGGTGATTTCTGGAGACAAATGCGTAAAATTTGTATTCAGGAACTCCTTAGTCATAAAAATATTCAGTCATTTTATCCCAACATGCTCAATGAGATGACTAATCTTGTTAGCTCAATTAAAAATTCTGCTTCTGAGGGAAGTCCAATCAACATGACGGAAACGTTGTCTTTGTACACTAATTCGGTCATATGCAAAGCAAGTGTAGGCAGAGTTTGTAAAAATCAGGGGTCTTTGATTGAAATCATGAGAACAGTGTCTGGTTCAGCTGGAGTGTTTGATCTCGCGGATCTTTTTCCATCGATGAAAATGATTCATTTCATCAGTGGATTAAAATACAAATTGCGTAAAATGCATGACGAGGTTGATGTTCTTTTAGAAGAAATTATTAATGAACATGAATTCCAGAATAGTGAGACGACCACAGAAGAAGATATAGTTGATGTTCTCTTAAGGCTGCAAAAGAGCCAAGAGTTTTCAATTCCTATTACAAGGGATAATATCAAGGCACTAATCATTGTAAGTATCAGCTCCTCCTCTTCCTTTAACTTCTTTCCTTTTGCTTAGTAATTGTTTTACCTGTTTTTTCTAACTCAAATAGTTTAAAGCCTACAGAATTTTCGCAAgaaaccaaaaagaaaaagtaaaaaagataaagaagttGAGCCTTATATATAAGTGTGTGTTTTTATGATCGTTGTGTATGACCAGCTTATATTGTTATATCCAACCAGCACATGCCGTTGACAGAAGGGATTGAATCACctagcctttttttttttactcagCTGATATTTGAACTTTGGTCTCACATAGTTTTTGTCCACTTTATTGACCGTTAAGCCTTATAGTTCCTAAATTTCTAGTTAAGTGTAGTCTAGGTGAATTTAAAATCTCTATACTTCTTAATTCTATATATTCCtctttcttgaaaaataattgtgCTACTAACTAGTAGTTTTGTTGGATATACAGGACTTGTTTTCAGGAGGATCTATAACTTCAGCATCAACAATTGAATGGGCATTTTCAGAATTAATGAAAAATCCCGAAATAATGAAGAAAGCACAGGATGAAGTTAGAGAAGTAttcaaaggaaaggaaaatggAATCGACCAAACCGATATTCACAAACTCAAATACCTAAAAATGGTAGTTAAGGAGACTGTAAGGTTTCACCCCTTAGCTCCATTATTAGCTCCAAGAGAATCCAGGGAAGAGTGTGAGATTAATGGCTATGTTATACCCAAAGGCACAATGGCACTAGTCAATTTTTGGGCAATTTCAAGGGATCCAAACTATTGGCAAAATCCTGAAACATTTGATCCTGAGAGATTTAATGAAAGTCATCTTGATTTTACTGGAGCGCATTTTGAATTTACGCCTTTTGGCACAGGAAGGAGAATTTGTCCAGGGTTATCATTTTCAATGGCTACTGTTGAGCTTAGTATAGCACTATTACTATACCATTTTGATTGGAAGCTTCCAAATGGAATGAAACCTCATGAGCTGGACATGACTGAGACATTTGGCAATGCTCTTGAGAGGAAAAACAACTTGTTCTTGATTCCTTCGCCCTATGTTCATGCCTAACGCTGAGAATTAGAGTCCTTACATATTTACTTCTACTTATAAGAATAAAGTTGTATCAAGATTCCTTTATTGTCTTTTCTATTATACCATAAAAAATACGTGTTTCTGTCTTATTAGTATGTGTTACAAGAAAAGCTTACAACAGAAATTCAAGTTATATATCTTCACTATGCATACAAAGTAcactttaattttctttaatttcaaaGTTTGATTCACTATTCATGGACCTTGAATTAATTTGGTCATGTACTAAGTAGAAGATTGAGAAAACTGTTAAGAGAAATATGAAAGCAACAACACATACCTAGtccataacaaaaaaaaaaaaaagaggagtcTTTCATAGATTTGTGCAAAACATCTACTAAAGGCTAAAAGCAGAGCAATCAACAAGACACAAGAAAGACAACACAAAACTTGATCAAGATAAGCAAGTCCTTCAGCTGAGCCACTGGACTATACTCAGCCATGGAGCCGCTAGATTTCTGGAAGAAGGCGAAACGCCGGACCATAACATTGAATTTAAGCACCAAGTAGAAGAAATAAGCAGCCATCATGATAATCAGCCAGCCATAACCTTTAACTTCATTAGCCTCTGCTACTCGGCATGCTATTACTGCACAGTTCTCCATCACGACTATCGAATCTACCCCGTTAATCGTCTACCTTGCCCACTCATTCCTGTTTACACATACACACATAACAATGGATTTCTAATATCCAATCTGACCCGAATCCTCAAAAACTTGCCCCAAACAGTtttatcaacaaaaaaataCTCCCCTAAATATTGGCCAATCTTGAATGCATTTTGTTCAGTGAAAGAGAAATTTGGTAATCCTTGGACTTGATATAAAAAGATTTCCACATACATTTTGaaaagttgtgatttttggaaagttttgaattttaatgGTTTAAGTTATGAAAATAGTGGTTTTCGGTGTCTTTTGGAATTTGgagtctcagaatggaattccgtcgatttcATCAGTTCCGGAATGTGGAAATTTATATAGGGGAGTTTTCGGAATCAAATTTGGGTTGTATCGTGggtttgaggtcttaagttggaaaTAGTTGAATTTTTGATCCTagaattgactttggtcaacattcagagttctgatgctcagaatgaaattcCAACTGCCCCGTTGGATTTGGGGGATGATATTAGGCCTAGGGGAGGTCTTGACTAAATGTTTAGAAGTCTCGAGCTCGATTTGATATCTTTGGGCCTAAAGTTAGTTTCATTGCGACTTATCAGATGTTAGgccaaggagacctcaaatttgatTTCTAACGATTTCATTGAGTCGAGAATGTCAAGTTTAGTAGGgttgtatatatggtttgtgtgtacgGGGTTCCGATTGAATCTTGAGGGTCcatttggagtatttttgaaCTTGTGAATATGTTGTGTGTTTCCGGTGCACAGGTCTCGTGATCGCAGGAGGGTGGTCTCTTTCACGAAGACCTTATGTTTTTTGAAGGAGGTTTTGCTAGGAATCGATGGGTATGTGTTTTTAACCCGAATTCTTAATTTCCAATtaattccttgtgatcttaacATAAAAAATGGTGATTTCAATCCCAAATTTCAAGGGTTTTCTCAAGAACTTGGTTCttattaaaaatggagatgTGACTGATTTTAGCTCCAATTTTGAAATGGTTTCTACCAATGGATTTCAAATGCCTCAAGGAACATTATTATGTAGAAATTTCCAAATTTGAACCTTGGTTTTGGAATCGGGTTTTTGAATCGTTTCGACTCTTTTTCccaaattttgtgattttggtgTCGTTAGTTCCGGAATCTTATTGtgaattattatttgattagattgtggtgtttCACATACTATTCAAAAGGAAAAGGCTCAAGTGTTTGATTGATCGTGATttgattaaggcaagtgaacttctaaaactcCATAAATCTTATAGAATCCGCGAATTTCCTTTCAtatatgtgttggggagtaatgagaatgaGTGATGGGTTCTATTCATGTGAATTAATCTTAATAAAAGAACGGGTTAACAAAAAGGTaatgtttgttattgttgtgaACGAAAAGTGTGAAATGTCTTGATCATGATATTGAAGTGTATTTGATGAAGTGCTTGATAgcttcattgtgattgtgaattgCTTGAACTTGTCATTTCCtcattattgtgtgaacatgcCAATTTGCATTTTTTCTTGAACATTGTGATGAAACGGACATATGTGATACCGAGGTCATTCTCGGTGAGTgtgtgatgtcgaggtcattttctgTGAGTCTGTGATGCCAAGATCATTTTCGGCGAGTGTGTGATGCCGAGATTATTTCCGGTGAGTGTGTGATGCTGAGGTCATTTTTTCGAGTGTGTGATGTCGAGATTATTTTTGGTGAGTGTGTGATGTCGTGGTCATTTTCAGTGAGTGTGTGATGCCAAGGCCATTTCTAGCGAGTTGTGATGCCAAGGTCATTTCTGACTAGTGTTTGATGCCGAGGTTATTTCCGACGATTGCgagatgccgaggtcatttccggcgAGTGCGTGAAGCCAAGGTCATTTCCGATGAGTGTGTGATGCCGAAGTCATTTTTGATGAGTGTGTGACGCCGAGGTCATTTAAGGCAAGTGGGTGATACTGAAGTCATTTTTGGCGAGTGTGTGATAATAAGGTCATTTTCGGCGAGTGTGTGATATCGAGGCCATTTTGGGATGATATTACAAGGgtaaaaagggtcaaaatgctcttaaattatttgaaatgaacaaaaatgtctTCCATTTATAGTTTAGTCTAAAAATGCTCCTGCCGTCAATACTTTGATTCAAAAATGCCCCTATTTTTATTTAATGGGCCAACAATGCCCCTATTGTTATAAAATGGatcaaaaatgtcattttccgaataaattattttttttaaaaaagtacaaGTCTTGTtcctataaaaatattacttttaatgaaccttattcttgttttctttctttttaaaccactttaactaataaaaatgtaaaaaattattttattcttcgtaatcttattttatcaattaaaatagaataggCATCCCCCTCCTTGCGGTTAAGCTAACAACATTGGGCATGGCCAGCTCCCATAGTgtgacgggcggtgtgtacaaggCCCAATTTCATGTACTCTAAGTTTTAACAGATAATATATGTCAAATATAgaagatcataataaatctatctttaatttttattcaaataacaatagaaaataattataataaaataaaatatatttttaattttttaatttttttctaattaaaatagaataaatatttgctaataaaagaaatatctagggaaaaaatatatgttcaaaaggaaaagaaataatatatttatttgaagaaagacatttttgacccattaaataataataagggcATTTCTGGATCAAAGTATTAAGGGtaagggtatttttgaaccAAACTATAAATGGAGggcatttttattcatttcaaataatttaaggacatttttgaccatttttccTATTACGAATGATGATACTTAAATAATGCAAGAATATAAAAGTCAAGAATAAGCTAGTGGAGATGAAAATTacccaagtctcgtggattaAGCCAAAACTTGATTTTGCTAAGCTAAATACTGATGGTAGCGCTTTGGGTAATCCCGGGGTCATTCGAGGGGGAGGCATATTAAGAGACTATTATATCGAAAAAAgacgatttaaaattaatttcaattttttagaaaaaaatcaatttttaaaaaaagaagagttgccacttaattttttaaagaaattaagaaaacttaatttaaaagaccttaacagatttaagtcttaaaaattcagagaaaaaggtgcGGGGTTCATATTACTACTTTAAGAAGGTTTTTGCACTTAAAATATCCGTTAACATGTGGTTATCCAACGATATAAATCATTTgactatttataaaaaaacatttaaagAAAAAGACACTTTAACCTCATTTGAAAGAATATCAACTTAAAACgttcaaaataatttgaaagaatatTCTATTTTTCaagatattaaaataaaagaaaaacacttgaaacaaaatcattttttagtaaattaaaagaaaaatgatttctctttTAAGGGAGTTTAACAATTTAAACCAAGCTAAAATTAACATCTAAGcacatataaataaacataagtaaattaaattattacaacctgaattaattaaaaataaataaaataataaaaatacgaAAATTTGGCCCAACACTTAGTTTTTGTACGCCTGAACTAAGTAGCTGGACCACCTACATTTAGGAATTTTGGCCATTTCCCTATATCGCAGTTGTATATAGGCTATACATCAGCCTATTTTTTCCTCCGAAATCTGTATATCAACTTCTCGTACACCTGCATTTTAGCTTCCGGGACGAGGTTGACTTGATGAAGGATTTAGGCCTCCATGGCCCAATTGATAGAAGAGTGCCTTGGACTCAATTGGAAAAGTTCGtgcatgaaagaaaaaaaaacgacAAAGATTAGTATCAAAATTTTAAGTTCATACAACCATGATTTAGTTAGGAAAGATCATAATGATTCGCACAGTAGCCGATGCGGATATACAAGGATAGATATGAGACAATCAGATTTTAAAACCACATGACAAATACATCACATAATTAAATGTAGGAGTGGTGAACAATTCTAATATATGGATGCATGCTACAATCTCCCAAAGAAACACATGGACACTCAACCAAGACGTACTTGtctaaaaaaagagaaaaacatttTAATAGAGTAAACAAATACTCATAACATTTAAAGAAACAGTGATCCATGCAAATAATTAGCAGGGAAAGTCCTAAACCAAACTTGTAGGTAATGTGCTCATTTCATCACAGTTGCCCATAGATGAAACCCAATTAAgaacaaaaaattaataaaagattTGAGATATATGTAAAAAACAAGATAAAGTAAATAGTGAAGCTCATTTAATTGAACAAATGTTTTGGACTAATAATAACATGTCACTAACTTCTGATCCAGCAAACAACTTCATATACACCACATAACCGGTACAAATCACATCGAATATTAGACAATCATTATAGCTCAAAACTAAAAATGCCAAATCAGCCCCAAACTTTAGGCAAGGGAGAAAACATTCACTGCTTCTCACACATTTTTAACAAGTGAAACAGAGGAGTGGAGATGTGGCAATCAAAAGGCTGAAATTTGAAGTGAAACTCGACCATATGAGCAAAACTGAGCTTTAAATGAGAAGGTATGGGTCACGACGAGCAGAGAACAAGTGAACCAAAGTTTAGACAAACACGAAACTCGAAACAGTCTTGAACTTGAAACAAAATGCAATTTGAGATTGACACTTTACTCATAACCAGATAATGGTAAAAATATGAACTAGATAGCAAGCCAAGGGTGACTATGAAGAGAAAATTAAATGAACATACTCATCTACTATATACAAATTTCACATTAATCAAACATCAACCATTAATCAGACCAAATTAATAACCAAACTATACTAGCATTCATTTTTTTCAAGACTGGAACGATATTAGAGAAGAGAAAATGTAAATGAATCGGAAAGCAAATCAAAAGATAAAACATTGATTCGTCAGACTAAACATGTTTATACCTGTCTGAGAGCAGCGAATGAGATTACGAGCTTAATAGAGAAGCTTTTCCACACCAAAAAAGAACTTCACTGAGGCACGGGAGAATGACTAAGAGACCAAAATAGAAGAACAAATTTCGACTTGAGATCTCCCTCTATTTAAACCCGAAAATGTAAAAGCACTCATCCTATCTAAGATTTCTTTTCTCTTGAAAACTCAAATTTAGCCAAAAGAAATTCGAACCCCCATCCGAACAGTGTATGAAGGGGTATACATAGGAAaagatttttggaaaaaattggGGGGTGAAACAGATGaaattcaaattctaaaaaTCCCCAAGAATATGCTTGAATCCTCCCAAATATTCCCCAATTCTTTAACAAATTGAAGCCATGAATCAGAAAAAGAAGGAGTCATCTCTTGAACTGTTTTGTCGGGCATGCTCGAGGAAGAGGATGGGACAGTGCGCGCGGTATAGGCATAGCACACGTCTATGTGTATTGTCGTGAGTATACGCGTATACTCGAGTCGTATGTATTTGTTGGGTTTGTTTATGCCTGTTCCATATGTAGAGTTTTTGATGAACTTTGGGGATTAAAATCGGTGATGGGCTGCTGGatattgttatatgatataggGAATTGTTGTGGGTTGTTACATGTATATCATAGGTGTTAGTGAAGAAGGTGCTGGAGGAGTATTATGTTGTTGTATGTGAGGAAGTTGAGTGAATTAGTTAATTAAGGTGGTTGGGCGGTGGAATTATGTGGCTAATGTTGCCAAGTGTTGTTGGGTTGAGTAGTATAGGCATGGGGTTACACGTGATGTTGTTGAAGGAAATTAGATAGTATAGGTGTCAAAATAGTAATGTATAGGTgtagttattgttgttattgttttttgaattaaattacaTACCACatgtgtaacacccctaaaaaattttgctaagattcagacctttttTGTGTACGTGTAGGatcaaactcgagtattgtgaagtacatgcatgagttaagatgagtccctcagaaattgaaaagtgttagaggtgatgtggggtcacaaaggacccctaggaccaagctaagtccaaaggattcgtcgtggctaagttttaggatgagttcgtataaggggtcaacttctaacgaccctatcttttgaaagatgacaatatgggtggcccaccacctattaaattaaaggtcgtcgagtcttctttccaacgccgcaaaaaatgtaatttttagagttcggagtcaaaagatatgatgatcctaagacgaactaacacgacaggaatttcaggcctggattgcaactgctgggaaactgagcttggcgccacagtggcgcgacgcgccattatcgcgccaggaacacgcctcagtagtttggtccctggcgcggcgcgccactaagagatgtgcagggttttcaagcctattttctaaaacccagaaaatatgggtttggcactgtaagggcgggacgcgccactattgcgccaagaatgtgcctaagtagtttggtccttgacACGGCGTGCCACTAatagatgtgcaggttttaggcctaatcgacctggcgctacaatggcgcgatgcgccactatcgcgccagaagtatttttagcctatttttcagaattttggagaaagggcaatttgggaattgtcccaaattatttatgtatcagccttgaacgttttggaccatttttagctcctccctctctctttaaaaagccctagaaaatttctctcttcttcttcttcttctccaaatctttcttcaacaagatttgcctccaaaagcttcaagacttcaagttgccattgaagacccaacaataatgtttcctcaagaatctattctaaggtatgtaaggttactCAAAGCATggattgagtccacccatgtgccctatactttcCTTGAGGTTAAATttccataagaatggagtttcttgataggtttatgtttgaatgagtcttgtctcctactaatttgattcttattgtgttgatgttgttgagctaagaaattcctaaaaccttcatgctAGTATGAGTTTATGGAGATGGGTTGTTAATATgctttttgttgattttcttaaccatgtgattatgttgaataggtcaatttccttaaatgtgttattcctcttgaattattggtttaaaaccttagagttgtgatgagtcctaaggacgTGATAAATGAGGAGAGGAATGGTTTGTTATGTTTTTGGGATGTTATAAATACATATCTAATTTAGGCGTGagtgagttgattggaggatagaattgacgagtggacaaggtcctaaatgagacttgccattatgactcgaattagttgaattgaggatagtGCAAAACATGTACTACAAGCTAAATCAGAGCAATCAACAAGACACAAGAAAGACAACACAAAACTTGATCAAGATAAGCAAGTCCTTCAGCTGAGCCACTGGACTATACTCAGCCATGGAGCCGCTAGATTTCTGGAAGAAGGCGAAACGCCGGACCATAACATTGAATTTAAGCACCAAGTAGAAGAAATAAGCAGCCATCATGATAATCAGCCAGCCATAACCTTTAACTTCATTAGCCTCTGCTACTCGGCATGCTATTACTGCACAGTTCTCCATCACGACTATCGAATCTACCCCGTTAATCGTCTACCTTGCCCACTCATTCCTGTTTACACATACACACATAACAATGGATTTCTAATATCCAATCTGACCCGAATCCTCAAAAACTTGCCCCAAACAGTtttatcaacaaaaaaataCTCCCCTAAATATTGGCCAATCTTGAATGCATTTTGTTCAGTGAAAGAGAAATTTGGTAATCCTTGGACTTGATATAAAAAGATTTCCACATACATTTTGaaaagttgtgatttttggaaagttttgaattttaatgGTTTAAGTTATGAAAATAGTGGTTTTCGGTGTCTTTTGGAATTTGgagtctcagaatggaattccgtcgatttcATCAGTTCCGGAATGTGGAAATTTATATAGGGGAGTTTTCGGAATCAAATTTGGGTTGTATCGTGggtttgaggtcttaagttggaaaTAGTTGAATTTTTGATCCTagaattgactttggtcaacattcagagttctgatgctcagaatgaaattcCAACTGCCCCGTTGGATTTGGGGGATGATATTAGGCCTAGGGGAGGTCTTGACTAAATGTTTAGAAGTCTCGAGCTCGATTTGATATCTTTGGGCCTAAAGTTAGTTTCATTGCAACTTATCAGATGTTAGgccaaggagacctcaaatttgatTTCTAACGATTTCATTGAGTCGAGAATGTCAAGTTTAGTAGGgttgtatatatggtttgtgtgtacgGGGTTCCGATTGAATCTTGAGGGTCcatttggagtatttttgaaCTTGTGAATATGTTGTGTGTTTCCGGTGCCATAGGTCTCGCGATAGCAAGAGGGTGGTCGCTTTCGCGAAGACCTTATGCTTTTTGAAGGAGGTTTTGCTAGGAATAGATTAGGTAGCCCTAATTCTTCATTTCCCATtaattccttgtgatcttaacATAAAAATGGTGATTTCAATCCCAAATTTCAAGGATTTTCTCAAGAACTTGGTTCttattaaaaatggagatgTGACTGATTTTAACTTCAATTTTGAAATGGTTTCCATCAATGGATTTCAAATACCTCAAGGAACATTATTATGTAGAAATTTTCAGCTTTGAACCTTGGTTTTGGAATCGGGTTTTTGAATTGTTTTGACTCTTTTGCccaaattttgtgattttggtgTCGTTAGTTCCGGAATCTTATTGTGAATTATtgtttgattagattgtggtgtttCACATACTATTCAAAAGGGAAAGACTCAAGTGTTTGATTGATCGTGATttgattaaggcaagtgaacttctaaaactcCATAAATCTTATAGAATCCGCgaattttctttcatatatgtgttggggagtaatgagaatgaGTGATGGGTTCTATTCATGTGAATTAATCTTAATAAAAGAACGGGGTAACAAAAAGGAaatgtttgttattgttgtgaACGAAAAGTGTGAAGTGCCTTGATCATGATATTGAAGTGTATTTGATGCAGTGCTTGAtagcttcattgggattgtgAATTGCTTGAACTTGTCATTTCCTCATTACTGTGTGAATATTCCGATTTGCATTTTTTCTTGAACATTGTGATGAAACGTACatgtgtgatgccgaggtcattccTAGTGAgtgtgtgatgccgaggtcatttttggtgagtGTGTGATGCCAAGATCATTTTCGCGAGTGTGTGATGCCGAGATTATTTCCGGTGAGTgtgtgatgtcgaggtcatttttgcgAGTGTGTGATGTCGAGATCATTTTTGGTGAgtgtgtgatgccgaggtcatttttagTGAGTGTGTGATGCCAAGGTCATTTCTAGCGAgttgtgatgccgaggtcatttctggcGAGTGTTTGATGCCGAGGTTATTTCCGACGATTGCGAgataccgaggtcattttcggcgagTACGTGAAGCCAAGGTCATTTCGGACGAGTGTGTGATGCCGAAGTCATTTTTGATGAGTGTGTGACGCCGAGGTCA
This DNA window, taken from Solanum dulcamara chromosome 3, daSolDulc1.2, whole genome shotgun sequence, encodes the following:
- the LOC129881711 gene encoding premnaspirodiene oxygenase-like; translated protein: MELAILLCALFLVLPLLVTKWYKEGNSKRKLPPGPWKLPFIGNLHHLVDWQSSELLPHRTLAKLASKHGPLMHMKLGERSAIVVSSPEMVREVMRKHDLNFSNRPVLLVGKEMFYDHADMGFCNYGDFWRQMRKICIQELLSHKNIQSFYPNMLNEMTNLVSSIKNSASEGSPINMTETLSLYTNSVICKASVGRVCKNQGSLIEIMRTVSGSAGVFDLADLFPSMKMIHFISGLKYKLRKMHDEVDVLLEEIINEHEFQNSETTTEEDIVDVLLRLQKSQEFSIPITRDNIKALIIDLFSGGSITSASTIEWAFSELMKNPEIMKKAQDEVREVFKGKENGIDQTDIHKLKYLKMVVKETVRFHPLAPLLAPRESREECEINGYVIPKGTMALVNFWAISRDPNYWQNPETFDPERFNESHLDFTGAHFEFTPFGTGRRICPGLSFSMATVELSIALLLYHFDWKLPNGMKPHELDMTETFGNALERKNNLFLIPSPYVHA